Proteins from one Bacteroidales bacterium genomic window:
- a CDS encoding PKD domain-containing protein produces the protein MIRKLNVQQLIIDIMKRNFFTLLFAIISISVFSQIHEVTISGYVTYATSGTAVVNHEVYIYTDSMQYQPLFDFDDMVYTNAFGFYCDTISVENQGTIYTQGEFMVGLYDCNNTFVMTTVSFNQNNIYMQADFSICSTIPSVGCNANFYTYPDSAGGVYNSTVHFIDASSENTTNWYWDFGDGTYSELQNPTHTFTNGIHDVCLFIIKADSLNNVLCSDTFCSQVITGNMIEFNNADTLYSSIPFCGPRNINFYFSGRARDYADGDSVDVKIDFGDATDTVFKLPLNSYPNDLNSYFSLFNFSHQYLTTGTFIAEFIAIAPDGISDTAFSTEFTIYDNCSTISGIVFNDSDHDCVFDNGEEIIPGISVYLYKSGTFLGWCNSDNNGKYIFNAPAEGIYQVKISNVNSYQLNCPVSGMYQVSSLPSTGNDFALSVDSISCNAFFYAYPSANDFSYYFVNTFSGNITNWYWSFGDGTSSTLQNPYHTYNANGNYHVCLYISGDSCQDTYCTTITIDQSLNCDIYVLGNSITNESAPGVADGAINIDVYGGIPPYSYEWSNGATTKNISGLTSGYYDVVVTDSSFCQTWATFEILNVSDSLNWYEADSIFSTPVDTCFDFPIYNASIYNYTIVNDSTISVTWILYDNSNTSAGFVTVEYTINVNSYYLANLVIECDSFIYSYYDYIHVLENSMGVITTENITGSINIFPNPVVDELNIKCENVKDVSEINILNSMGQVIQSDNMISGKQDVIKINTSSLSKGLYFVQLVCKGQILTGRFVK, from the coding sequence ATGATTAGAAAACTAAATGTTCAACAATTAATAATTGATATTATGAAACGAAACTTCTTTACTCTGCTCTTTGCGATAATATCTATATCGGTATTTTCGCAGATACATGAAGTAACCATATCGGGATATGTTACTTATGCTACAAGCGGTACAGCTGTTGTCAATCATGAAGTTTATATTTATACTGACAGCATGCAGTATCAACCACTTTTTGATTTTGATGATATGGTGTATACCAATGCATTTGGGTTTTATTGCGATACCATTTCGGTAGAAAATCAAGGTACGATCTACACCCAGGGTGAATTTATGGTTGGACTTTATGATTGTAACAACACATTTGTTATGACAACAGTAAGTTTTAATCAGAATAATATTTACATGCAGGCAGATTTTTCTATCTGCAGCACGATCCCTTCTGTGGGCTGTAATGCGAATTTTTATACCTATCCCGATTCGGCAGGTGGCGTTTATAATTCCACGGTTCATTTTATTGATGCTTCTTCAGAAAATACTACAAACTGGTATTGGGATTTTGGCGATGGAACATATTCTGAGTTACAAAACCCGACACATACTTTTACAAATGGAATACATGATGTATGTTTATTTATTATTAAAGCCGATTCGCTCAATAATGTTTTATGCAGTGATACATTTTGCTCACAGGTAATTACAGGTAATATGATTGAATTCAATAATGCAGATACTTTATATTCAAGTATTCCATTTTGCGGACCACGGAATATCAATTTCTATTTTTCAGGTAGAGCCAGAGATTATGCTGATGGGGATTCAGTAGATGTTAAAATAGATTTTGGTGATGCTACAGATACTGTTTTTAAATTACCACTTAATTCATATCCCAATGATTTGAACAGTTATTTCTCACTTTTTAATTTTTCTCATCAATATTTAACAACAGGAACTTTTATTGCCGAATTTATTGCAATTGCTCCCGATGGAATATCGGATACTGCTTTCAGTACTGAATTCACTATCTATGACAATTGCAGCACCATTTCGGGAATCGTTTTTAATGACTCAGATCATGATTGTGTATTTGATAATGGTGAAGAGATAATTCCTGGAATTTCTGTGTATTTATATAAATCCGGGACTTTCCTTGGATGGTGTAATTCTGATAATAATGGAAAATATATTTTTAATGCTCCTGCAGAAGGTATATACCAGGTGAAAATTTCAAATGTAAACAGTTATCAGTTAAATTGCCCTGTATCCGGAATGTATCAGGTTTCTTCACTCCCCTCTACCGGAAATGATTTTGCTTTATCTGTTGATTCAATAAGTTGCAATGCATTCTTTTATGCTTATCCTTCTGCAAATGATTTTTCATATTATTTTGTAAATACTTTTTCAGGAAATATAACAAACTGGTATTGGAGTTTTGGTGATGGTACTTCATCAACATTACAGAATCCTTATCATACTTATAATGCAAATGGAAATTATCATGTTTGTTTATACATTTCAGGAGATTCATGCCAGGATACTTATTGTACTACTATAACAATAGATCAGTCGCTTAATTGTGATATTTATGTTCTGGGAAATTCAATAACAAATGAATCAGCGCCGGGAGTTGCTGATGGAGCTATAAATATAGATGTGTACGGAGGAATACCACCATATTCATATGAATGGAGTAATGGCGCTACAACAAAAAATATTTCCGGTTTAACTTCAGGATATTATGATGTGGTAGTAACTGATAGTTCTTTTTGCCAGACATGGGCTACATTTGAAATACTCAATGTTTCTGATTCGTTGAACTGGTATGAAGCGGATTCAATTTTTTCAACTCCTGTCGATACTTGTTTTGATTTCCCAATATATAACGCATCGATTTATAACTATACTATTGTTAACGATTCAACTATATCTGTTACCTGGATTTTATATGACAACTCAAATACAAGTGCGGGTTTTGTTACAGTTGAATATACTATAAATGTGAACAGTTATTACCTGGCAAATCTGGTAATAGAATGCGATTCTTTTATTTATAGTTACTATGATTATATTCATGTTCTTGAAAATTCAATGGGAGTAATAACAACCGAAAATATTACCGGGAGTATAAATATATTTCCAAATCCTGTAGTTGATGAATTAAATATTAAATGTGAAAACGTAAAGGATGTTTCAGAAATTAATATTCTTAATTCGATGGGACAGGTAATTCAGAGTGACAATATGATTTCAGGTAAGCAGGATGTGATAAAAATTAATACCTCATCATTATCAAAAGGATTATACTTTGTTCAGCTTGTTTGTAAAGGGCAAATCTTAACCGGCCGATTTGTCAAATAA
- a CDS encoding DUF1573 domain-containing protein has product MRTKIFIIALLLFPALVISQNKAVIKFDTTSHDFGKIKEEGGNVIYTFFFSNTGTDPLKLTNVKPGCGCTTADWSKDPVLPGQKGYIKTVYNPMNRPGQFHKAITVTSNATVPTQVLIITGEVLARAKTYKDTFTVASGNLRMMSNHIAFMELKNYETKTDTVEILNDWNKPMTFEVTTKLAFAKCIVKPEKLEPKEKGLIILTYDASKRQDWGLIYDYVTIATNDSIDANKTITVSANILEDFSKLTPEQKKTSPKIVFENEIYDFGTIKEGDTAKYTFNFKNNGKGNLIIRKIKASCGCVTTQIINKSVKKKKSNVAVAGDKFLFKKGKSGSIEIVFNSTGRKGDPTKTITVITNDPETPVINLSIKGKVEGK; this is encoded by the coding sequence ATGAGAACTAAAATTTTTATTATTGCATTATTGTTATTCCCTGCATTAGTTATTTCACAGAATAAAGCAGTCATTAAATTCGATACTACCTCGCATGACTTCGGAAAAATTAAAGAAGAAGGAGGAAATGTTATTTATACCTTTTTCTTTTCAAATACAGGAACCGACCCATTAAAACTTACCAATGTAAAACCCGGTTGTGGCTGCACCACTGCTGATTGGTCGAAAGACCCGGTATTGCCCGGACAAAAAGGATATATCAAAACTGTTTATAATCCCATGAACCGTCCCGGGCAGTTTCATAAAGCAATAACAGTTACATCAAATGCTACTGTTCCAACCCAGGTTTTAATTATTACCGGCGAAGTGTTGGCAAGAGCCAAAACATATAAGGATACGTTTACTGTTGCTTCAGGGAATTTGCGAATGATGTCGAATCATATTGCTTTTATGGAATTAAAAAACTATGAAACAAAAACGGATACTGTTGAAATATTGAACGACTGGAATAAACCAATGACATTTGAAGTTACCACAAAGCTGGCTTTTGCTAAATGTATTGTAAAACCTGAAAAGTTGGAGCCTAAAGAAAAAGGATTGATCATTCTTACATATGATGCTTCTAAAAGGCAGGATTGGGGCTTGATATATGATTATGTAACCATTGCTACAAATGATAGCATAGATGCCAATAAAACAATAACTGTAAGTGCAAATATTCTTGAAGATTTTTCGAAATTAACTCCTGAACAAAAAAAGACATCACCCAAAATTGTTTTTGAAAATGAAATATATGATTTTGGTACAATTAAAGAAGGAGATACGGCAAAGTACACTTTTAATTTTAAAAATAATGGTAAAGGAAATCTTATCATCAGGAAAATAAAAGCAAGCTGTGGTTGTGTTACAACACAGATAATCAATAAAAGTGTAAAGAAAAAGAAATCTAATGTTGCTGTAGCCGGTGATAAATTTCTTTTCAAGAAAGGGAAAAGCGGAAGTATAGAAATTGTGTTTAATTCAACAGGAAGAAAAGGTGATCCTACAAAAACGATAACTGTTATAACCAATGATCCCGAAACACCGGTGATAAATTTAAGCATAAAAGGAAAAGTGGAAGGGAAGTAA
- a CDS encoding Mur ligase family protein gives MKNVHFIAIGGSAMHNLAIALCKKGYHVSGSDDEIFEPSKSRLAKYNLLPAKEGWDENLIQPELDAVILGMHARADNPELLKAQQLGIKVFSYPEYLYEQSKDKIRVVIGGSHGKTTITAMVLHVLNYHNVECDYMVGAQLEGFDVMVKLTESAPYIILEGDEYLTSPIDRRPKFHLYMPDIALISGIAWDHINVFPTFENYVEQFRIFANLISDNGALIYCEEDDVLKKMCEGIEKNIDKIPYTFPEYKICNGITYVYSETGIFPLRIFGKHNLLNLNGARYICNKLGINDEKYFEAISSFAGASKRLELVKKNDYTNIYKDFAHSPSKLIATTQAVKEQFPERHLVACIELHTFSSLTAEFLNEYKGTMKYADTACVYFNPHTIEHKKLPPITKEQVQKAFDRKDILVYTDSNVLVNDLLKLNWEKRNLLLMSSGNFDGINFPDLADKIIS, from the coding sequence ATGAAAAATGTTCATTTTATTGCAATAGGTGGCAGTGCTATGCATAACCTTGCAATTGCGTTGTGTAAAAAAGGTTATCATGTCAGTGGTTCTGATGATGAAATTTTTGAACCATCGAAAAGCCGTCTGGCAAAATATAATCTTTTACCTGCCAAAGAAGGCTGGGATGAAAATTTAATTCAACCTGAACTGGATGCTGTTATTCTTGGAATGCATGCAAGGGCAGATAACCCGGAACTTCTGAAAGCACAACAATTAGGAATAAAAGTTTTTTCATATCCCGAATATTTATACGAACAATCGAAAGACAAAATACGTGTTGTGATTGGCGGAAGCCATGGTAAAACCACTATTACAGCTATGGTGCTTCATGTTCTGAATTATCATAATGTGGAATGTGATTATATGGTTGGCGCGCAGCTTGAAGGTTTTGATGTGATGGTAAAACTTACGGAGTCGGCACCATATATCATTCTCGAAGGTGATGAATACCTAACTTCACCAATTGACCGCCGCCCGAAATTTCATTTGTACATGCCCGATATAGCCCTGATCAGTGGCATTGCATGGGATCATATTAATGTTTTTCCGACGTTTGAAAATTATGTTGAACAGTTCAGAATATTTGCTAACCTTATCAGTGATAATGGAGCATTGATTTATTGCGAAGAAGATGACGTATTAAAAAAAATGTGTGAAGGAATAGAAAAGAATATTGATAAGATTCCCTATACCTTTCCGGAATATAAAATTTGTAATGGGATTACTTATGTTTATTCAGAAACAGGAATTTTTCCATTACGGATTTTTGGCAAACACAATTTGTTAAACCTGAATGGGGCAAGGTATATTTGTAATAAACTTGGAATAAATGATGAAAAATATTTCGAAGCAATAAGTTCTTTTGCCGGTGCATCGAAAAGATTAGAGCTGGTAAAGAAAAATGATTACACAAATATTTACAAGGATTTTGCTCATTCGCCTTCAAAATTAATAGCTACAACACAAGCGGTAAAAGAACAGTTCCCTGAACGACATTTGGTGGCTTGCATTGAACTGCACACCTTCAGCAGTCTTACTGCAGAATTTTTAAATGAATATAAAGGAACAATGAAATATGCGGATACTGCCTGTGTATATTTCAATCCTCATACTATTGAACATAAAAAATTGCCTCCTATCACAAAAGAGCAGGTTCAAAAGGCATTCGACAGAAAAGATATTCTGGTATATACTGACAGTAATGTATTGGTAAATGATTTATTGAAATTGAATTGGGAAAAAAGAAATCTTCTCCTGATGAGCTCTGGTAATTTTGACGGTATCAACTTTCCCGACTTAGCCGATAAGATTATAAGTTAA
- the metF gene encoding methylenetetrahydrofolate reductase [NAD(P)H], which translates to MKVSEYIRCSNKPYITFEILPPLKGKSIESLYGILDPLMDFKPPFINVTYHSSEYTYKERPNGYLEKVLIRKRPGTVGICASIMFRYKVDAVAHLICGGFSRHETEDALIDLHYLGVKNILVLRGDPPKTERDFTPEPNGNKHSVELLRQIVNINNGIYLEEDLKDGFKTDFCMGVAGYPEKHFEAPNLSADLNFLKNKVDAGAEYIVTQMFFDNRKYFDFVNQCRSKGINVPIIPGIKPITTKNQVSKIPSTFHVDIPEDLYNAIEKCKNDADAAKVGIEWAIQQGKELLKNGAPCLHFFTMSNPKPIVEIAKVLF; encoded by the coding sequence ATGAAAGTTTCGGAATACATCAGGTGCAGTAATAAACCTTATATTACATTTGAGATACTGCCTCCTTTAAAAGGGAAAAGCATTGAATCATTATATGGCATACTTGACCCGCTAATGGATTTCAAGCCGCCTTTTATTAATGTTACTTACCATAGCAGCGAATATACTTATAAGGAAAGACCTAACGGTTACCTTGAAAAAGTATTGATTCGTAAAAGACCCGGTACTGTTGGTATTTGCGCATCCATCATGTTCCGTTATAAAGTTGATGCTGTGGCACACCTTATTTGCGGAGGTTTCAGCAGGCACGAAACGGAAGATGCACTGATTGACCTGCATTATCTTGGAGTTAAAAATATCCTGGTTCTTCGTGGCGACCCGCCTAAAACGGAAAGGGATTTTACCCCGGAGCCTAACGGGAATAAACATTCTGTTGAATTATTAAGACAAATTGTAAATATAAACAATGGCATTTACCTTGAAGAAGATCTGAAAGATGGTTTTAAAACTGATTTCTGTATGGGTGTTGCCGGTTATCCTGAGAAACATTTCGAAGCTCCAAATTTATCTGCGGACTTAAATTTTCTAAAAAACAAGGTTGATGCCGGCGCTGAATACATCGTTACTCAAATGTTTTTCGACAACAGAAAATATTTCGATTTTGTAAACCAGTGTCGCAGCAAAGGAATTAATGTTCCTATTATTCCCGGTATTAAACCGATAACTACAAAAAATCAAGTCTCAAAAATACCAAGCACATTTCATGTTGATATTCCTGAAGATTTATACAACGCTATTGAAAAATGCAAGAACGATGCGGATGCTGCTAAAGTAGGAATTGAATGGGCTATTCAGCAGGGCAAGGAATTGTTGAAAAACGGGGCGCCCTGTCTGCATTTTTTCACTATGAGTAATCCAAAACCTATTGTTGAAATAGCAAAGGTATTATTTTAA